Proteins from one Gossypium raimondii isolate GPD5lz chromosome 8, ASM2569854v1, whole genome shotgun sequence genomic window:
- the LOC105793013 gene encoding DEAD-box ATP-dependent RNA helicase 15 isoform X2, giving the protein MDVICQAKSGMGKTAVFVLSTLQQIEPTPGQVVALVLCHTRELAYQICHEFERFSTYLPDIKVAVFYGGVNIKVHKDLLKNECPHVVVGTPGRILALTRDKDLSLKNVRHFILDECDKMLESLDMRRDVQEIFKMTPHDKQVMMFSATLSKEIRPVCKKFMQDPMEIYVDDEAKLTLHGLVQHYIKLSELEKNRKLNDLLDALDFNQVVIFVKSVSRAAELNKLLMECNFPSICIHSGMSQEERLTRYKGFKEGHKRILVATDLVGRGIDIERVNIVINYDMPDSADTYLHRVGRAGRFGTKGLAITFVSSASDSDVLNQVQERFEVDIKELPEQIDTSTYMPS; this is encoded by the exons ATGGATGTTATTTGTCAAGCTAAATCAGGGATGGGGAAGACTGCGGTTTTTGTTCTATCAACATTACAACAGATTGAACCCACACCAGGACAAGTTGTTGCCCTTGTTTTGTGCCATACTAGGGAGTTAGCTTACCAG ATTTGTCACGAGTTCGAGAGGTTCAGTACTTACCTTCCTGATATCAAGGTTGCCGTCTTCTATGGTGGTGTTAACATTAAAGTTCACAAAGATCTACTGAAAAATGAATGCCCCCATGTTGTTGTTGGCACACCTGGAAGGATATTGGCTCTGACAAGAGACAAGGACCTTTCATTGAAGAATGTGAGGCATTTCATTCTTGATGAATGTGACAAGATGCTTGAATCACTTG ACATGAGGAGAGATGTCCAGGAGATTTTCAAGATGACCCCTCATGATAAGCAAGTTATGATGTTTTCTGCCACTCTTAGCAAAGAAATTCGCCCTGTCTGCAAGAAATTTATGCAAGAT CCCATGgaaatttatgttgatgacgAGGCCAAGTTGACCCTTCATGGTCTTGTGCAG CACTACATCAAATTGAGTGAGCTGGAGAAAAACCGCAAGTTGAATGATCTCCTTGATGCATTGGATTTTAACCAAGTTGTCATATTTGTTAAAAGTGTGAGCCGAGCAGCTGAGTTGAACAAGTTGCTCATGGAATGTAATTTTCCCTCTATATGCATTCACTCTGGCATGTCACAGGAAGAAAG GTTGACTCGTTACAAAGGTTTCAAGGAGGGTCATAAAAGAATTCTTGTGGCCACAGATTTGGTTGGAAGAGGAATTGATATTGAACGTGTTAACATTGTCATCAACTATGACATGCCAGATTCTGCTGATACATACCTGCACAGG GTTGGTAGAGCTGGCAGATTTGGCACCAAGGGTCTTGCAATTACATTTGTTTCGTCTGCTTCAGATTCTGATGTGCTCAATCAG GTCCAGGAGAGGTTTGAGGTGGATATTAAGGAACTTCCAGAGCAGATTGATACATCTACATACA TGCCATCATAA
- the LOC105793013 gene encoding DEAD-box ATP-dependent RNA helicase 15 isoform X1 → MGETRDNDAYEEELLDYEEEEEKAPDSVTAKVNGDAGKKGYVGIHSSGFRDFLLKPELLRAIVDSGFEHPSEVQHECIPQAILGMDVICQAKSGMGKTAVFVLSTLQQIEPTPGQVVALVLCHTRELAYQICHEFERFSTYLPDIKVAVFYGGVNIKVHKDLLKNECPHVVVGTPGRILALTRDKDLSLKNVRHFILDECDKMLESLDMRRDVQEIFKMTPHDKQVMMFSATLSKEIRPVCKKFMQDPMEIYVDDEAKLTLHGLVQHYIKLSELEKNRKLNDLLDALDFNQVVIFVKSVSRAAELNKLLMECNFPSICIHSGMSQEERLTRYKGFKEGHKRILVATDLVGRGIDIERVNIVINYDMPDSADTYLHRVGRAGRFGTKGLAITFVSSASDSDVLNQVQERFEVDIKELPEQIDTSTYMPS, encoded by the exons ATGGGAGAAACAAGGGACAACGACGCTTATGAGGAAGAGCTTCTCGActacgaagaagaagaagagaaagccCCTGACTCTGTCACTGCTAAAGTCAATGGCGATGCGGGCAAGAA GGGCTATGTTGGGATTCACAGTTCCGGATTCAGAGATTTCCTTTTGAAGCCAGAGCTGCTTCGAGCCATTGTGGACTCTGGATTTGAGCACCCTTCCGAAG TTCAACATGAATGCATTCCCCAAGCTATACTGGGTATGGATGTTATTTGTCAAGCTAAATCAGGGATGGGGAAGACTGCGGTTTTTGTTCTATCAACATTACAACAGATTGAACCCACACCAGGACAAGTTGTTGCCCTTGTTTTGTGCCATACTAGGGAGTTAGCTTACCAG ATTTGTCACGAGTTCGAGAGGTTCAGTACTTACCTTCCTGATATCAAGGTTGCCGTCTTCTATGGTGGTGTTAACATTAAAGTTCACAAAGATCTACTGAAAAATGAATGCCCCCATGTTGTTGTTGGCACACCTGGAAGGATATTGGCTCTGACAAGAGACAAGGACCTTTCATTGAAGAATGTGAGGCATTTCATTCTTGATGAATGTGACAAGATGCTTGAATCACTTG ACATGAGGAGAGATGTCCAGGAGATTTTCAAGATGACCCCTCATGATAAGCAAGTTATGATGTTTTCTGCCACTCTTAGCAAAGAAATTCGCCCTGTCTGCAAGAAATTTATGCAAGAT CCCATGgaaatttatgttgatgacgAGGCCAAGTTGACCCTTCATGGTCTTGTGCAG CACTACATCAAATTGAGTGAGCTGGAGAAAAACCGCAAGTTGAATGATCTCCTTGATGCATTGGATTTTAACCAAGTTGTCATATTTGTTAAAAGTGTGAGCCGAGCAGCTGAGTTGAACAAGTTGCTCATGGAATGTAATTTTCCCTCTATATGCATTCACTCTGGCATGTCACAGGAAGAAAG GTTGACTCGTTACAAAGGTTTCAAGGAGGGTCATAAAAGAATTCTTGTGGCCACAGATTTGGTTGGAAGAGGAATTGATATTGAACGTGTTAACATTGTCATCAACTATGACATGCCAGATTCTGCTGATACATACCTGCACAGG GTTGGTAGAGCTGGCAGATTTGGCACCAAGGGTCTTGCAATTACATTTGTTTCGTCTGCTTCAGATTCTGATGTGCTCAATCAG GTCCAGGAGAGGTTTGAGGTGGATATTAAGGAACTTCCAGAGCAGATTGATACATCTACATACA TGCCATCATAA
- the LOC105793010 gene encoding probable sugar phosphate/phosphate translocator At5g25400, translating to MGKGGSLSHSVLRKILLSYTYVAIWIFLSFTVIVYNKYILDKKMYNWPFPISLTIIHMSFCASLAFLLINVFKFVEPVSMSSHLYLSSVVPIGALYSLSLWFSNSAYIYLSVSFIQMLKALMPVAVYSIGVLLKKEPFKPNTMLNMLSISLGVAIAAYGEARFDTWGVILQLGAVSFEATRLVMIQILLTSKGITLNPITSLYYVAPCCLVFLLVPWIYVEFPVLKEISDFHFDFLIFGTNSLCAFALNLAVFLLVGKTSALTMNVAGVVKDWLLIAFSWSVIKDTVTPINLFGYGLAFLGVAYYNHSKLQALKVKEAQKTTTEAGEEAGRLLKDTQGQETGSSNTESQN from the coding sequence ATGGGAAAGGGCGGGTCTTTGAGTCACAGCGTCCTCAGGAAGATCCTTCTCTCTTACACCTACGTTGCTATCTGGATCTTCCTCAGCTTCACTGTCATCGTCTACAACAAGTACATCCTCGACAAGAAGATGTACAATTGGCCTTTCCCAATCTCTCTCACCATCATCCACATGTCCTTTTGTGCCTCCCTCGCTTTCCTCCTCATCAATGTCTTCAAATTTGTCGAACCTGTTTCCATGTCTTCCCACCTTTACCTTTCTTCCGTTGTCCCCATCGGTGCCCTTTACTCTCTCAGCCTCTGGTTCTCCAATTCCGCTTACATTTACTTGTCTGTTTCCTTTATTCAAATGCTCAAAGCCCTCATGCCTGTCGCTGTTTATTCCATTGGCgttcttttaaaaaaagaacCCTTCAAGCCTAATACTATGCTCAACATGTTGTCCATCTCTCTTGGGGTCGCCATTGCTGCCTACGGGGAAGCTAGATTTGATACCTGGGGTGTCATTTTGCAGTTGGGAGCCGTTTCTTTCGAGGCTACCAGGTTGGTTATGATCCAAATCTTGCTTACTTCTAAAGGGATCACCTTGAACCCCATCACTTCTCTGTATTATGTTGCACCCTGCTGTTTGGTTTTCCTGTTGGTGCCATGGATTTACGTTGAATTCCCAGTTTTGAAAGAGATATCAGATTTCCATTTCGATTTCCTGATTTTTGGGACCAATTCTCTTTGTGCTTTTGCTCTGAATCTAGCTGTCTTCTTACTGGTTGGAAAGACTTCTGCATTGACCATGAACGTAGCTGGGGTTGTCAAGGACTGGTTGTTGATTGCCTTCTCATGGTCTGTGATCAAGGACACCGTGACGCCCATCAACTTGTTTGGGTACGGGCTGGCCTTTCTGGGTGTTGCTTACTATAATCATTCCAAGTTGCAGGCTTTGAAGGTTAAAGAGGCACAGAAGACGACTACAGAGGCTGGCGAGGAAGCTGGGAGGTTACTCAAGGATACTCAAGGTCAGGAAACTGGTAGCAGTAACACCGAATCCCAGAATTAG
- the LOC105793011 gene encoding uncharacterized protein LOC105793011: MGRACLGYMVFLQLTQKGASPYFIDSMLSNQVQDLVIPRASLEKPRRSIGSSYSYSKLPEEPIKLSVRKLDGSSFDVEVIKSATIADLKLAVQHVFSHMPKKGPGKISWPHVWGHFCLCYDGQKLLTDTDHIMNYGIKDGDQLHFIRHVTSSYNLTKIQSKRRMAAQKQSYLSISSSMSTLACEQNGEEDEDEDDKEAGRCKSGNDKKQSMIVQQECQFGQLWRGWSSHSKTSTVRRKGSSQGRVCQPRDGPGFVGNFRKIYQLWGTAKYSPKPK, from the exons ATGGGTAGAGCCTGCCTTGGATATATGGTGTTTCTTCAACTCACACAAAAAGGCGCTTCTCCTTATTTCATAGACAGCATGTTGAGTAACCAAGTTCAGGATTTGGTGATCCCAAGGGCTTCTTTGGAGAAGCCAAGGCGGTCCATTGGTTCCTCTTATTCTTATTCTAAGCTTCCCGAGGAGCCCATCAAGCTCTCTGTTCGGAAACTGGATGGCTCTTCCTTTG ATGTTGAAGTTATAAAGTCAGCCACCATCGCCGACCTCAAGCTGGCTGTTCAACACGTGTTTAGTCATATGCCAAAGAAAGGTCCCGGCAAGATTTCATG GCCACATGTTTGGGGACATTTTTGCTTGTGCTATGATGGTCAGAAGTTGCTCACAGACACTGATCATATCATGAATTATGGCATCAAGGATGGTGATCAG CTTCATTTTATTAGGCATGTCACTTCCAGCTATAACCTGACAAAGATTCAATCAAAGAGAAGAATGGCTGCCCAAAAACAATCATACTT GTCGATATCAAGCTCAATGAGCACTTTAGCATGTGAACAAAAcggtgaagaagatgaagacgAAGATGATAAGGAGGCTGGGAGATGCAAGAGTGGAAATGACAAGAAGCAAAGTATGATTGTACAACAAGAATGCCAATTTGGTCAGTTATGGAGAGGTTGGTCCTCGCATTCAAAGACGTCAACCGTTAGAAGAAAAGGATCAAGCCAAGGCAGGGTTTGCCAGCCTAGAGATGGTCCTGGTTTTGTGGGGAATTTTAGGAAAATCTATCAACTTTGGGGTACTGCTAAATATTCTCCAAAGCCCAAATGA